A genome region from Alkalimarinus coralli includes the following:
- a CDS encoding type II toxin-antitoxin system RelE/ParE family toxin, which translates to MKNLIFHPDVKDEIKAYYQWYEEQAVGLGDDLLQELESSYEILSEYPDTWPNFQTGFKRYLLSRFPFSVIYKKHCNQIYVVAIMHNKRKPGYWQDRK; encoded by the coding sequence TTGAAAAACCTCATTTTTCACCCGGATGTGAAAGACGAAATTAAAGCTTATTATCAATGGTATGAAGAGCAAGCAGTTGGTTTAGGTGACGACTTATTACAAGAACTAGAGAGTTCTTACGAAATACTTTCAGAATATCCAGATACTTGGCCAAATTTTCAAACAGGGTTTAAAAGATACTTACTATCAAGGTTTCCATTTTCGGTAATATATAAAAAGCATTGCAATCAAATATACGTTGTTGCAATTATGCACAATAAGCGTAAACCCGGATATTGGCAAGATCGAAAATAA
- a CDS encoding addiction module protein, translated as MSIKQVLESTKHLNSSERAMLAHCLISSLDSTQDQGVEEAWGKLAEKRFQQLESGEVKGVSWSEIKKDTRGE; from the coding sequence ATGAGTATTAAGCAAGTACTTGAAAGTACAAAACATTTAAATAGTAGTGAAAGAGCTATGCTTGCTCATTGTCTGATTTCATCTTTGGATTCTACCCAAGACCAGGGTGTAGAAGAAGCTTGGGGTAAACTAGCAGAAAAACGTTTTCAGCAGCTGGAATCTGGTGAGGTTAAAGGAGTGTCTTGGAGTGAAATAAAAAAGGACACAAGGGGAGAGTAA
- a CDS encoding vWA domain-containing protein translates to MTINSMPPKPCYKPAHTKQYLTMALSTAILVAGCSTNEHAIEEQEHAPHLSTAKEQARSQGKKAKHESKIAAQAVLMDATMPEMRIASGAYISPALPPSPPISTERYQNIEQNSVMAVSESPVSTFSIDVDTASYANIRRFINNGQIPPANAVRTEELINYFDYQYMPPSSESQPFSVHYEVGPSPWNSDRTLLHIGIQGYKEQAATRPAANLVFLVDVSGSMNSTDKLPLVKKSLRLLTKQLNQDDRISLVVYAGSARVVLEPTPGDKTYKILQAIDQLQAGGSTHGSAGIELAYQLGQQATIEKGINRVVLATDGDFNVGVSSIDELKNYIEQKRKTGIQLSVLGYGTGNYNDALMEELSNRGNGNAAYIDNLKEAQKVLVDEMSSTLQTIASDVKLQMEFNPQWVQEYRLLGYENRLLNREDFNNDKVDAGEIGAGHSLTAIYELTLVDAKKPWNDPLRYGEKQAPHSAKNNSSELGLLKIRYKLPDQSNSKLLQFPVNKNAIKSSLSSTSEAFRFASSVAGFSELLRNSQYLDSYSFDDVVKQAERAKGRDQYGYRSEFVQLARLAQTLADEPQNKGGVDGG, encoded by the coding sequence ATGACCATAAACTCGATGCCCCCAAAACCATGTTATAAACCAGCTCACACCAAGCAGTACCTGACCATGGCGCTATCTACCGCCATACTGGTTGCTGGGTGCAGCACTAACGAACACGCTATCGAAGAGCAGGAACACGCCCCACATTTAAGCACAGCAAAAGAGCAAGCACGCTCTCAAGGTAAAAAGGCCAAACATGAAAGCAAAATAGCCGCTCAAGCTGTACTCATGGACGCAACAATGCCAGAAATGCGCATCGCTTCCGGGGCTTATATCAGCCCCGCCCTACCCCCATCACCCCCTATATCTACAGAGCGGTACCAGAACATTGAGCAAAACAGCGTGATGGCGGTCAGCGAATCTCCCGTTAGTACCTTCAGTATAGATGTAGATACAGCAAGCTATGCCAATATTCGTCGATTCATTAACAATGGGCAAATCCCGCCCGCCAATGCGGTCAGAACCGAAGAGCTAATTAACTATTTCGACTACCAGTACATGCCACCCTCATCCGAAAGCCAGCCTTTCTCGGTTCATTATGAGGTGGGGCCAAGTCCATGGAACAGTGATCGAACATTACTGCATATCGGAATACAGGGTTATAAAGAGCAGGCTGCCACGCGCCCAGCGGCCAATCTCGTATTTCTAGTCGATGTATCTGGGTCAATGAATAGCACAGACAAACTTCCATTGGTTAAGAAGTCGCTGCGTCTGCTGACCAAACAGCTAAATCAGGATGACCGAATATCGCTGGTGGTCTACGCGGGTTCTGCACGTGTGGTATTGGAACCCACGCCAGGCGACAAAACCTATAAAATTTTACAGGCTATTGATCAGCTTCAAGCTGGCGGTTCGACTCACGGAAGCGCGGGTATAGAACTCGCTTACCAACTTGGACAACAAGCAACCATCGAGAAAGGGATTAACCGGGTTGTTCTGGCCACCGATGGCGATTTTAATGTAGGCGTCAGCTCCATCGACGAACTCAAAAACTATATTGAACAGAAGCGAAAAACGGGCATACAACTTTCTGTGCTGGGCTACGGAACCGGTAACTATAATGACGCGCTAATGGAAGAACTTTCCAACAGAGGCAATGGCAACGCTGCTTACATTGATAACCTGAAAGAAGCTCAAAAAGTACTGGTTGATGAGATGAGCAGCACATTGCAAACCATTGCCAGCGACGTTAAGTTGCAAATGGAGTTTAACCCCCAGTGGGTTCAGGAGTACCGCCTTCTGGGCTATGAAAACCGCTTATTAAACCGGGAAGATTTTAATAATGACAAAGTTGATGCCGGTGAAATCGGGGCGGGGCACAGCTTAACTGCTATTTACGAGTTAACGCTGGTAGACGCCAAAAAACCATGGAATGACCCACTTAGATATGGAGAAAAACAGGCCCCGCATAGCGCCAAGAATAATTCCAGTGAGCTTGGTTTATTGAAAATTCGCTACAAATTGCCTGACCAATCTAATAGTAAACTGCTCCAGTTCCCGGTTAACAAAAATGCAATTAAGAGTAGTCTAAGCAGTACCAGCGAAGCATTTCGATTTGCCTCATCGGTAGCCGGCTTTTCAGAACTCCTACGCAATAGCCAATACCTTGACTCATACTCCTTTGACGATGTTGTTAAACAGGCCGAGCGTGCCAAGGGCCGTGATCAATACGGATACAGAAGTGAATTTGTTCAACTAGCCAGGTTAGCCCAGACCCTGGCAGATGAACCACAAAACAAAGGAGGGGTTGACGGGGGTTAA
- a CDS encoding zinc-binding dehydrogenase, whose amino-acid sequence MISASASAECLEMFAQLRETGQLKTLIDRHFGLPALEDAYAYSRTGRARGKIIIDVKG is encoded by the coding sequence TTGATCAGCGCATCTGCGTCTGCCGAGTGTTTAGAAATGTTCGCTCAACTAAGAGAAACAGGCCAATTAAAGACCTTGATTGACCGTCACTTTGGTTTGCCTGCGCTGGAAGACGCCTATGCCTACAGCCGAACGGGCAGGGCAAGGGGTAAGATTATTATTGATGTAAAGGGATAG
- a CDS encoding MATE family efflux transporter, with protein MTNLATDTSLAKTLFHMTWPMLFGVLSLMSFQLADSAFIGQLGVAPLAAVGFTVPMYQLIIGVQVGLGIATTAVISKALGAEQTEHAKQLGGLVVIIGAVAISILCLILWFSRATILEVLGGEPELLATLSLYWKPWLISAWVGAMLYFGYSLCRAHGNTMLPGITMVVTSLLNIALDPLYIFVFDWGLAGAPYATITSFAIGALIVYPKVISHQWLAFKFQPGTIPSSIKQLANITGPAMLSQFMPSLSAMFATALVAAYGTAAVAAWGLGTRLEFFSIVIVLALTMSMPPMIGRFWGAKDLESIRQLVNIAIKFVLLWQLAIAIIWLLLSDNITSLMTTDLSVAEVLQHYLLKVPFSYGALGLCMIMVSVCNAMGLPMRALLISCLRLFLCYLPLLWIGSQIDALDGLMSGALVGNLAAGLMAWMLYQKGFKKALEKHPS; from the coding sequence ATGACTAACCTGGCAACCGATACATCTCTGGCTAAAACACTCTTCCACATGACTTGGCCAATGCTTTTTGGTGTGCTGTCTTTGATGAGTTTTCAACTGGCCGACAGCGCCTTCATTGGTCAACTCGGGGTCGCACCACTTGCAGCAGTTGGGTTTACCGTGCCGATGTACCAGCTCATTATCGGCGTGCAAGTCGGGCTTGGGATAGCAACCACCGCCGTTATATCCAAAGCGCTGGGGGCCGAGCAGACAGAGCATGCCAAACAACTTGGCGGGCTGGTGGTAATAATTGGCGCAGTGGCTATTTCCATTCTCTGTTTAATCCTCTGGTTTTCGCGAGCCACCATACTTGAAGTGTTAGGCGGCGAACCTGAGCTGCTTGCAACCCTGTCACTGTACTGGAAACCCTGGCTAATCAGCGCCTGGGTAGGGGCAATGCTTTATTTTGGCTACAGCCTATGCAGAGCGCACGGCAATACTATGCTACCGGGCATTACCATGGTGGTGACCAGCCTGCTAAATATTGCGTTAGACCCTTTATACATATTTGTGTTTGACTGGGGGCTGGCGGGGGCACCCTATGCAACCATTACCTCATTCGCCATTGGCGCGTTAATCGTCTACCCAAAAGTCATCTCGCACCAGTGGTTAGCGTTCAAGTTTCAACCGGGCACTATTCCATCGTCTATCAAACAATTAGCGAATATCACCGGCCCGGCCATGCTCAGCCAGTTTATGCCATCACTCTCGGCGATGTTTGCCACTGCCTTGGTTGCGGCCTACGGAACGGCCGCTGTTGCTGCATGGGGGTTGGGAACACGGCTGGAGTTTTTCTCAATCGTCATTGTGCTCGCCTTAACCATGTCAATGCCGCCAATGATAGGCCGATTTTGGGGGGCAAAAGACTTGGAGAGTATTCGCCAGCTGGTTAACATCGCAATTAAGTTCGTGCTGCTATGGCAGCTTGCCATCGCCATCATTTGGCTGCTGCTTTCGGACAATATCACCAGCCTGATGACGACCGATTTATCCGTTGCCGAGGTACTGCAACATTACCTGTTAAAAGTCCCCTTTAGTTACGGTGCGTTGGGGCTCTGTATGATCATGGTATCGGTATGCAACGCCATGGGGTTACCGATGCGAGCCTTGCTGATTTCTTGCCTGAGATTGTTCCTTTGCTACTTACCGCTGCTATGGATTGGTAGTCAAATCGATGCGTTAGACGGGTTGATGAGTGGCGCGCTGGTTGGCAACCTGGCTGCGGGGTTAATGGCGTGGATGTTATATCAGAAAGGGTTTAAAAAGGCGCTTGAGAAGCACCCTTCATAG
- a CDS encoding DUF3185 family protein — translation MALSGNTPIPKIIALTLLVFGIGLLFWAYDMSGSAANQFTSALTGSHSDKVMYTGIGGAVSLVVGMYLFFRK, via the coding sequence ATGGCTTTAAGTGGAAATACCCCCATACCAAAAATAATTGCGCTGACATTATTGGTGTTTGGTATTGGTTTGTTGTTTTGGGCGTATGATATGTCTGGTTCTGCAGCCAACCAGTTTACATCAGCATTGACTGGCTCCCACTCGGATAAGGTGATGTATACCGGCATCGGCGGAGCGGTTAGCCTGGTTGTTGGAATGTATCTGTTTTTTAGAAAATAG
- a CDS encoding NADPH-dependent 2,4-dienoyl-CoA reductase codes for MINTERRDSVSHPYPKLFEPLDLGFTQLKNRVIMGSMHTGLEDRLWNYDKLAAYFAERAKGGVGLIVTGGFAPNLEGELAPLSSNLTHSLVLPWHRKVTSAVHKEGGKIAMQILHAGRYAYQPLAVSASAVKSPISPFKPRALSSKGVQRQIDAYGRCAKLAKKAGYDGVEVMGSEGYFINQFLCKRTNKRTDEWGGSFENRMRLPVEVVKKVRKEAGDDFIIIYRLSMIDLVEEGHTWEEVVQLGKAIEAAGATIINTGIGWHEARVPTIVTSVPRAAFTWVTKKFRKEVSIPVVTSNRINTPEKAEEVLASGDADLVSMARPFLADPEFMIKAEANKSDEINTCIACNQACLDHVFKAQRASCLVNPRACFETELVYKRTRKPKNIAVVGAGPAGLAAATTAAKRGHLVTLFDQSHEIGGQFNMAKRVPGKEEFYETIRYFNKQIELNGVRMKLNTRVEAQDLIDGNYHEVILATGVTARELTFPGIDHEKVLSYIDVLRHNKPVGKKVAVIGAGGIGFDISEYLVHNEGEAPSLDLALWQKEWGIDKTMKQPGGLAKKGKQPTAPARQIYLCQRKETKVGAGLGKTSGWVHRTTLQDKNVEMIAGVSYDKVDDKGLHITVNGQAGVLEVDNVITCAGQEPCRELYAALETAGVNVHLIGGADVASELDAKRAIRQGSELAAEL; via the coding sequence ATGATAAACACTGAGAGGAGAGACTCTGTGAGCCATCCATACCCGAAACTATTTGAACCTCTTGACCTGGGTTTTACCCAACTAAAAAACCGCGTCATTATGGGGTCGATGCACACAGGGCTTGAAGATCGCCTCTGGAACTACGATAAGTTGGCCGCCTATTTTGCCGAGCGTGCCAAGGGTGGGGTTGGCCTCATCGTAACCGGTGGTTTTGCACCCAATCTTGAAGGGGAGCTGGCACCACTGTCATCCAACTTGACCCATTCGCTGGTTCTGCCCTGGCACCGCAAAGTGACCAGTGCAGTGCACAAAGAGGGCGGCAAAATAGCGATGCAAATTCTGCATGCGGGGCGTTATGCCTACCAACCGCTGGCGGTTTCGGCCAGTGCCGTTAAGTCTCCTATTAGCCCATTTAAGCCAAGAGCGTTGAGTTCTAAAGGGGTGCAGCGCCAAATAGATGCCTATGGGCGCTGTGCTAAACTGGCTAAAAAAGCCGGTTATGACGGTGTTGAAGTGATGGGCTCAGAAGGTTATTTCATTAACCAGTTTTTATGTAAGCGCACCAACAAACGAACCGATGAATGGGGTGGTAGCTTCGAAAACCGCATGCGTCTGCCTGTTGAGGTGGTGAAAAAAGTACGAAAAGAAGCGGGTGATGACTTTATCATTATCTACCGTCTCTCAATGATCGATTTGGTTGAAGAAGGCCATACCTGGGAAGAGGTCGTTCAACTGGGTAAAGCGATTGAAGCAGCCGGTGCGACGATTATTAATACCGGTATCGGTTGGCACGAAGCCCGAGTACCGACCATTGTGACCTCCGTGCCACGTGCAGCCTTTACCTGGGTAACCAAGAAATTCAGAAAAGAAGTGTCCATCCCTGTGGTGACGAGTAACCGGATCAACACGCCAGAAAAAGCCGAAGAAGTGTTGGCAAGCGGTGATGCAGACCTGGTCTCGATGGCAAGGCCGTTCCTGGCTGACCCTGAGTTTATGATTAAGGCAGAAGCCAACAAAAGCGATGAAATCAACACCTGTATCGCGTGTAATCAGGCTTGCCTTGACCATGTATTTAAAGCTCAGCGTGCGAGCTGTCTGGTAAACCCGAGAGCCTGTTTTGAAACTGAGCTGGTGTACAAGCGCACCCGCAAACCAAAAAATATTGCAGTGGTTGGTGCCGGGCCAGCGGGCTTGGCAGCGGCAACGACGGCGGCCAAGAGAGGCCATTTGGTGACACTGTTTGACCAGTCTCATGAGATTGGTGGCCAATTTAATATGGCCAAGCGTGTGCCAGGGAAAGAAGAGTTCTACGAAACCATTCGTTACTTTAATAAGCAGATTGAACTAAATGGCGTTCGTATGAAGCTTAACACTCGTGTCGAAGCACAAGACTTGATTGATGGGAACTATCATGAAGTGATTTTGGCGACGGGCGTAACCGCACGGGAGTTAACCTTCCCTGGAATCGACCACGAGAAAGTGCTTTCTTATATCGATGTACTACGCCATAACAAGCCGGTAGGTAAGAAAGTTGCTGTTATTGGCGCGGGAGGCATCGGTTTTGATATCAGCGAGTATCTTGTCCACAACGAAGGTGAAGCGCCAAGCCTTGATTTAGCCCTTTGGCAGAAAGAGTGGGGCATCGATAAAACCATGAAGCAGCCCGGCGGTTTAGCCAAGAAAGGTAAGCAACCAACAGCCCCAGCAAGGCAGATTTACTTATGCCAGCGTAAAGAGACTAAAGTGGGGGCAGGCCTAGGCAAGACGTCTGGCTGGGTTCATCGTACAACGTTGCAAGATAAGAATGTTGAAATGATCGCCGGTGTAAGCTACGACAAGGTCGACGATAAAGGGTTGCATATTACGGTGAATGGACAGGCTGGCGTGCTTGAAGTTGATAATGTAATTACCTGCGCAGGCCAAGAACCTTGCCGGGAGTTATATGCTGCGCTAGAAACAGCAGGTGTCAACGTCCACTTGATCGGTGGTGCAGATGTTGCCTCAGAGCTTGATGCTAAAAGAGCGATTCGTCAGGGCTCTGAGCTAGCTGCAGAGCTATAA
- a CDS encoding LysE family translocator: MTIFLSMFIFALIGAISPGPVNIIATGAGANFGFRRALPHVLGATIAYTLIVFLVGVGLNRILEMYPQITDSLRYLGGAFLLYMAYKIATSKPTNDIEAAQARPPSLLEGALSQWLNPKAWLVSMSGVTLFVAANTPASLYLFVFCAISFVVCLFGVGTWAAIGHVIRKYLSNERQQISFNIVMGLLLSSTVVSIFISA; the protein is encoded by the coding sequence ATGACGATCTTTCTCTCAATGTTTATCTTTGCCTTGATAGGCGCAATCTCTCCTGGTCCGGTCAATATTATAGCGACGGGAGCTGGGGCTAATTTTGGTTTTCGCAGAGCCTTGCCTCATGTACTCGGGGCGACTATCGCGTACACATTGATTGTATTTTTAGTTGGGGTCGGTCTTAATCGTATATTGGAGATGTACCCTCAGATAACTGATTCATTACGGTATCTTGGGGGCGCTTTTCTATTGTATATGGCGTATAAAATTGCGACATCTAAGCCGACCAATGATATTGAAGCGGCGCAAGCGAGACCGCCAAGCTTGCTTGAGGGAGCATTGTCTCAATGGTTAAACCCCAAAGCATGGCTGGTATCAATGTCAGGGGTTACGCTGTTTGTGGCGGCGAACACGCCTGCTTCGTTATACCTGTTTGTTTTCTGCGCTATATCGTTTGTCGTTTGCTTATTTGGAGTAGGTACTTGGGCTGCGATTGGGCATGTTATCCGCAAATATTTGTCTAATGAGAGGCAGCAAATTAGCTTTAATATTGTGATGGGGCTATTGCTAAGTAGCACGGTTGTTTCTATTTTTATAAGTGCATAA
- a CDS encoding SDR family NAD(P)-dependent oxidoreductase has product MELQNVPAIITGGASGLGEGAARILAAAGAKVVLLDLQIEKAEKLAAELGGLAIQCNVSDAESAKQALAQSLEALGPCGIAVSCAGIGTAGRILGKDGPMDLDVFSKTINVNLIGTFNILRLAAEQMQQRTPNADGERGIVINTASIAAFEGQIGQAAYSASKGGVVAMTLPAARELARFGIRVNTIAPGLFKTPMMEGMPQDVQDALAAGLPFPPRLGHPEEFGQLVKHMVENPIMNGETVRLDSAVRLQPK; this is encoded by the coding sequence ATGGAACTTCAAAATGTACCAGCGATCATAACCGGTGGTGCTTCTGGCCTTGGAGAAGGCGCAGCAAGAATTTTGGCCGCAGCGGGGGCGAAAGTCGTCTTGTTGGATCTGCAAATTGAAAAAGCAGAAAAGCTAGCGGCTGAGTTAGGTGGTCTGGCGATCCAGTGTAATGTCTCAGATGCAGAAAGTGCCAAGCAGGCGTTGGCGCAGTCGCTGGAAGCCCTCGGCCCTTGTGGTATCGCGGTTAGCTGTGCCGGTATTGGCACCGCAGGCCGAATTCTGGGCAAAGATGGCCCTATGGATCTGGATGTCTTTAGCAAAACGATCAATGTTAATCTGATTGGTACGTTTAACATACTTCGCCTGGCCGCAGAACAGATGCAACAGCGCACCCCTAATGCCGATGGTGAGCGGGGAATTGTTATCAACACCGCCTCAATTGCAGCGTTTGAAGGCCAAATTGGTCAGGCGGCATACTCTGCATCGAAAGGAGGGGTGGTTGCTATGACGCTGCCAGCGGCAAGGGAGCTTGCGCGTTTTGGTATTCGGGTTAACACCATTGCGCCAGGGCTCTTTAAAACACCAATGATGGAAGGTATGCCGCAAGACGTTCAAGATGCCTTGGCCGCTGGCCTGCCATTCCCACCACGATTGGGTCACCCGGAAGAGTTTGGCCAGTTGGTCAAACATATGGTGGAAAACCCGATCATGAATGGTGAAACGGTGCGCTTGGACAGCGCGGTTCGGCTTCAGCCTAAGTAG
- the tehB gene encoding tellurite resistance methyltransferase TehB codes for MTVDLNSRYGLNSAHSEVVDACKIIEPCDTLDMGCSNGRNALYLGQLGFNVVAVDANPGAIDMLQSIVSEEKMTNVKAQVYDINNACLGVDYGFIACTVTLMFLDPARVDAVIADMQERTLAGGYNLIVCAMSTEEHPCPVRFPFTLKAGQLREAYEGWELIKYNEDIGTMHNGAQLQFATMLARKPG; via the coding sequence ATGACTGTTGATCTAAATAGCCGTTACGGCTTGAATTCTGCGCATAGTGAAGTGGTAGATGCGTGTAAAATTATTGAGCCGTGCGATACGTTAGACATGGGGTGTTCGAATGGGCGTAATGCGTTGTATCTCGGCCAACTCGGGTTTAATGTTGTTGCGGTAGATGCTAACCCTGGTGCCATTGATATGCTGCAAAGCATTGTCAGTGAAGAGAAGATGACCAATGTTAAGGCTCAGGTGTACGATATTAACAATGCCTGCCTTGGTGTGGACTATGGGTTTATTGCTTGTACCGTAACTCTCATGTTTCTCGATCCTGCTCGTGTTGATGCGGTTATTGCCGATATGCAAGAGCGTACTCTCGCTGGCGGATATAACCTGATTGTTTGTGCCATGAGTACGGAAGAGCACCCATGCCCGGTTCGCTTCCCTTTTACCCTGAAAGCAGGGCAGTTACGTGAGGCTTATGAAGGCTGGGAGCTGATAAAGTACAATGAAGATATAGGTACAATGCACAATGGTGCGCAACTGCAGTTTGCGACCATGTTAGCGCGGAAACCTGGCTAA
- a CDS encoding AraC family transcriptional regulator, whose amino-acid sequence MAQEQSLFFKKSDILPFVEMRRADRSSACYHTHSHDEFSFGVIDEGEAEYRNQRCKNHIGSGMTVTINPADAHSCNPKEGLWSYRMLFVDTHWIGELQQEMLSFHSIDYLPFPNLYESDAKTYHSFGKLFEILVAETNPLVAESLLIQFLERRFMNSASLAKASALPDLMRVKQVKELIMDQLDVNISLDEFSAHSGLSRYHLIRSFKHAYGQSPHAFQLDQRIKKAKSLLQRGESIVDTASVLGFADQSHFQRNFKKRLAVTPRQYQAFFV is encoded by the coding sequence ATGGCGCAGGAACAGTCCTTATTTTTTAAGAAGAGCGACATACTGCCATTTGTCGAAATGCGTCGGGCTGATCGCTCTAGCGCCTGCTATCACACCCACTCTCATGACGAATTCTCATTCGGTGTGATTGATGAGGGAGAGGCTGAATACCGCAATCAGAGGTGTAAAAATCATATTGGTTCGGGCATGACCGTGACAATTAACCCGGCGGACGCTCACAGCTGCAACCCCAAAGAGGGGCTTTGGTCATATAGAATGCTGTTTGTTGATACCCACTGGATCGGTGAATTACAGCAAGAAATGCTCAGTTTTCATAGTATCGATTATCTGCCTTTTCCGAACCTTTATGAGAGTGATGCCAAAACCTACCACTCTTTTGGCAAACTATTCGAAATATTAGTCGCAGAAACGAACCCCTTGGTCGCTGAAAGCCTGTTAATTCAGTTTCTAGAGCGGCGATTTATGAATAGCGCCTCTCTGGCAAAGGCGTCAGCGCTACCAGACCTAATGCGAGTCAAACAGGTCAAGGAGCTGATCATGGATCAGCTGGACGTGAATATTTCTTTAGATGAGTTTTCAGCTCACTCAGGTCTCAGCCGTTATCACCTTATTCGCAGCTTTAAACACGCTTACGGCCAGTCACCCCATGCGTTTCAATTAGATCAGCGGATAAAAAAAGCCAAATCGCTTCTTCAGCGCGGGGAGAGTATCGTCGATACAGCAAGCGTGCTAGGATTTGCTGACCAAAGCCACTTCCAGCGTAACTTCAAAAAGCGATTGGCGGTCACTCCCAGGCAGTACCAAGCGTTTTTTGTCTAA
- a CDS encoding NAD(P)-dependent alcohol dehydrogenase: MKAVFTQRKCIKSVLTYGETSKPTPADDEVLIEVSHASLNPIDWKLFKILQFYPFKQIVQGKDVAGTVAAVGKNAAKFKVGDEVYSYLSYTLGGGFAEYAVSNENTVALKPGNMSFAEAAGVPLAGTTAWQSLQLGEISADKNVLIIGASGGVGSYAVQMAKSTGANVTGVCSGNNVELVESLGADNVIDYQKQDFRTLPGNYDIVFDAVGKHSLSACSDILVPEGHYITTMPNVKSFFEVKKTKSKGVSNQQNQKAHLISASASAECLEMFAQLSETGQLKTVIDRHFGLPALEDAYAYSRTGRARGKIIIDVKG; this comes from the coding sequence ATGAAAGCGGTATTCACACAACGTAAGTGTATAAAATCTGTTTTGACCTACGGTGAAACCAGCAAGCCAACCCCCGCAGATGACGAAGTGCTGATAGAGGTGAGCCATGCCAGTTTGAACCCTATCGACTGGAAGCTCTTCAAAATTTTACAGTTCTACCCCTTTAAACAAATCGTTCAGGGCAAAGATGTTGCGGGGACGGTCGCCGCGGTAGGGAAGAACGCTGCAAAGTTTAAAGTGGGTGATGAAGTTTATAGCTACCTTAGTTATACCTTGGGGGGAGGCTTTGCCGAATATGCCGTATCCAATGAGAACACGGTCGCCCTTAAACCCGGCAACATGAGTTTTGCCGAAGCAGCAGGTGTACCTTTGGCTGGCACCACAGCCTGGCAGTCATTACAGTTGGGTGAAATTTCAGCGGATAAAAATGTACTGATTATCGGTGCATCGGGTGGTGTAGGAAGTTATGCAGTCCAGATGGCAAAATCGACAGGCGCTAATGTTACCGGTGTTTGTAGTGGGAACAATGTTGAACTTGTTGAGTCGCTGGGTGCAGATAATGTCATTGACTACCAAAAGCAAGATTTTAGAACGCTCCCCGGCAACTATGACATCGTCTTTGATGCCGTGGGTAAACATAGCCTTAGTGCGTGTTCCGATATCCTGGTTCCAGAAGGCCACTACATTACTACGATGCCTAACGTTAAGAGTTTCTTTGAAGTTAAAAAGACTAAATCAAAAGGTGTCAGCAATCAGCAAAATCAAAAAGCCCATTTGATCAGCGCATCTGCGTCTGCCGAGTGTTTAGAAATGTTCGCTCAACTAAGCGAAACAGGGCAATTAAAGACCGTGATTGACCGCCACTTTGGTTTGCCTGCGCTGGAAGACGCCTATGCCTACAGCCGAACGGGCAGGGCAAGGGGTAAGATTATTATTGATGTAAAGGGATAG